CGGGGATGCGCTGGCCGAGCGACTCGAGGATGATGGCCAGCGTCTCCTGGGCGCGCGTGAGGGCGGAGGTATAGGCGACGTCGAACTTGAGGCCACCGAGGGACTTGGCGGCCTGCCGGGCCTCGGCGCGGCCCTGTTCCGTCAGGGGCACGTCCACGAAGCCGGTGAAGCGGTTCTCATGATTCCAGAGGGACTGACCGTGTCGGACGAGAGCGAGGATGGGCATGTCCGCCCCCTACTTCAACCCGGGCCGGGCTGTAAACCGCGACGAGCGCTCCCGGCCCGGGAACGGGGGTCCATCCATCACGCCGCGCACAGGACGGGCTTCTGGAGGGTGGGATGGTGGAACACCCCCTGCGTCAAGGGGTGCTCAGGATCGTGGAGGTTGGTAACGGAAGGCAGCGTAGATTTCCGCGAGCGTCGTCTCCTGTTCGAGCTCGATGCTACCGCTCATGCCTTCGTCACAGAGGGTCAGTGGCTCATGCGCGGGGAGGGTGGAGCGGCACCAGAGGGCCAGCTCGGCGCAGTCGCGGAGATCGCCGATGAAGACCAGTGCGCTCCCGGCGCGGTTGATCGAACCATCCACGCGGGAGTGGGTCATGGGGATGCGGAACTCCAGTGCGTGACTGCTCGCCGGGTTGCTGATTTCCTCGAGATGGGTCTGGGGCCATCTCGACGTGAGCCGCTGAGCGAAGCTCGTGATCTGGATGACTCCGTCCGTCTGCGTGACGATGAAGTAGTTCAAGGGAATCCTCGCCCTCTGACGACGACTCGGCCTGGAATGCCGAACAGGTCGAGCAGTGATTGGAACAAAGGGACTGCCCTGGCGTCGTTCGTGATGACTTCGAGAGCAACGGCGGGCGTGTTTGGATCCTTGATGACCGCGGCGTAGCGGCGGAACTCGTCCGTGAGCTCTTCCTTGACCAGGAGTCGGATCCGCTCATTGCACTTCGAGCCGGGAATGAAGGGGCTTCGCTCGGGAGTTTCGACGTGCTTGGCTTCCATCAGGGTTGCGTCGCTCTTGCGCACGCCATCTGTCCAGACATGCTCGCCACCCCCCTCGAGCAGAAACTCCTCGGGGCCTGCTTGCTCTTTCTGGTAGCGGTAGGCCTCGGGCGAGGAGCGAGTGGGCCTTCGTTCGGCCTGGTTCGTCCACTCTTCGAATGCCTTGGGATCGGCTCTCTTGGAAGCCTCATTCCCATGAGGCGCATGGTCCGCGTTCGAGAGCATGCCCACTGCCGCCACGGCGGGCGCTGGCACCGCCCGCGAAGCAGCTCGCGCGACCGAGGTGGTTACCTGTATACCCTCGGCGGTCTGGAGTTGAACGGATGCGGTTGAGCCTGGACCTGCCTTTCCCACGGCCTTCTTCGTCAGGATGAAGACGACCACATTGATACCGACCATCGCGATGGCCTTCGCGAGATGGGCCGCGGCCATATCGAGGTCGGCTTCACTTCGTGCTGTCGATACACGATTCACATAGGACCAGAGTGAATCGGAGAGCGTTGCTGCTTGAAGAGCCAGTAGGGTGACTCCCAGTGCGATCAGAGTGGCATCGACTGCCTGGCCTACAATCGGGATGCCTTGGGTGCCGAGCCACGCCGCGGTCATGCTCGCCATGACCGTGAGGTTTTCGGGGGTGAGCATCGCGCCGACTTCGTGAGCCGCTTCTTCCGGGAGTTGAGCCAATGCTCTGGCGAATGAGCGGCAGAACTTCTCGGAACCGACCATCCGCGCAACTGGCTGGGGGCTGGTCTGGCACAACACTTTCTCGAGTGAATTCGCCCAGGCTGGTGCTCCAACCAGAAGCAGGATGCAGACGATGAAGTAGGGAGATGTGACTCGACGTGTGCTCATCGCATGGGCGGGTTACTCCAAAATCCCGTTCTCGCCCAGATGCTTCTGGCACTCGCGAGTCACGTCGCCCGGGTCGCTGCTATCTTCTGGCACCGCAACCCATTCCAGTTGGAGCCTCCACCGTCAGGACGAGCCGTGGTGCCAACTCCTGTCGTGCGTGCTCCTTCGAGGCGAAGTCCACGCCGTTGCGCGACTCGGTGACGAGGGCGAATCCCTGGGGCCCGGAGCCCGCCACGGCGGCCGTCACGTCGTACTCCACCCAGCTCCCGTTCGGCACGAGGCCCACGTCTCCCAGCGGGCCTCCCGTCAGCTCGGGCGCCTTGGTCCACGAGAGACTGTCCTCGGTCCAGTCCGTGGTGGCCGGGTACAGCTTCGGCCCATCCGTGCTCCCATCCAGCGCGTACAGGCGCAACGTGGCCCGCAGGACTGGCCCCGGTGGCTCGGGCACCTCGAAGCGGAGCCAGGCAGAGCGTCGCGAGAGATTGTCCGCCACCAGCTTCCGCTCGGTACCGTGGACCGTGGGGCCCTGGTCCTCCTCCACATACGAGTCCGCCACGGGCGCGAGGGCCAGCTCCCTCACCTCCAGGCCCGAGGACTCCCGACACCTCGGGTCATCCTCCATCCCGTTCACCGCCTCGCCACACCGGGTGAGCAGCATGCACGCCGCCCATCCGGCTACAACCCTGCCACCCCAACGCACACCTTGTTTCATGTCTCGCTCGTGCCTCCGAGCGCCGGGTGTGCAGCGGTGATGCCAGGGCGGTTCGTGCCCAGACAGACCCGACTCGTCCGGGAAACCCCTCGCGGATGGGGAGGGGCCGTGCTCACCGCGAGAAGGTGCGTTGCCCTTGGAGTCCGCGCGGAGGACATCTCGAGGGCGGGGAGTCGTCCGCGCGGGGTGGGTTCCCAGGCAGGCGTGCATTCGTCGTCGCCGTGTGCCCTCCTGCCCCGGCAGGCTAGGCTGGTGCCCACCGTGCAACGTTCCCGCTCCCACTCGTCTTCGGCACAGCCCATCGAGTCCTCTCCTCTGGAAGAGGTGCCCTCCCTGGAAGAGGTGCCCTCACCGCGCGAGCTGCTGGAACTGGCGCGGGCGCCGGACGCGGCCCGTCCCGAGGTGGATGCGCTGCTGCGGGGACTCGCGCTGCCCCTGAGGCCAGGAGAGGACGCTCGCGCGCGGGCGGACCTGTTGCATGAGATCCTGGAGGACAAGCGGGTCCGGGCCTTCACGGGCGGCAATGGGCACCGGGTGGCCCATGCGGCGGTGGAGGCCCTCCTGGCGCTCGGTTATCCCTACGCGCTGGAGGTCTCTCCGGAACTGCTCGCCGAGTCCCGTGCGCTCTCTCCGCTTCCGGCCGTCTCCGGGGAGGCCTCGGCATGGGGGCGCGGGTTGGCGGCCCTGGCGGGCCTTCTGGTGGGAGGGGCGGGCCTGCTGGTGGTGGGGTTCGTCTTCCGTCTCCTGGCCACCGAGCGTTCGGAGGGCTTTCTCTTCCTCTTGTCCGCAATGGGACTGGTCTCGGGGGCGATCTTCATCGGGGTGGCCAAGGTCCTGCTCGGATTGACGTGGCGGTCCGGAGCGCCCAAGGGCGAGCAGGAGGACTGACACGAGGGGCGAAGGAGCAGGCGGGCCATTGCCCCTCGGAATGCAAAGGGTGGGAAGCGTTCCTAGGTTGGGAAGGTATGCGCCGCCGCACGAGCCTCACGCTCCTCAACGCGCTGTCGCTTTCCCGCCTGCCCCTCGCCGCCGTCTTCGTCGTGATGGAGGAGCCGCTGGTCCGGGTGGGGCTGGTGGTGGCCGCGGCGCTGACGGACTTCCTGGACGGGTGGATCGCCCGTCACAAGCACCTGGAGTCGTACTGGGGAGCGCTCATCGACCCGCTCGCCGATCGGGGCTTCGTGATGGTGGCGCTGCTGGCCTTCGTGCTGGAGGGAAGGCTGACGCCGGTGGAGTTCGGCATCCTGGTGGTGCGCGACGTGGCGACGGGCCTGGGGTTCGTGGTGGCGCGCAT
This is a stretch of genomic DNA from Archangium violaceum. It encodes these proteins:
- a CDS encoding restriction endonuclease fold toxin-2 domain-containing protein, with the translated sequence MSTRRVTSPYFIVCILLLVGAPAWANSLEKVLCQTSPQPVARMVGSEKFCRSFARALAQLPEEAAHEVGAMLTPENLTVMASMTAAWLGTQGIPIVGQAVDATLIALGVTLLALQAATLSDSLWSYVNRVSTARSEADLDMAAAHLAKAIAMVGINVVVFILTKKAVGKAGPGSTASVQLQTAEGIQVTTSVARAASRAVPAPAVAAVGMLSNADHAPHGNEASKRADPKAFEEWTNQAERRPTRSSPEAYRYQKEQAGPEEFLLEGGGEHVWTDGVRKSDATLMEAKHVETPERSPFIPGSKCNERIRLLVKEELTDEFRRYAAVIKDPNTPAVALEVITNDARAVPLFQSLLDLFGIPGRVVVRGRGFP
- a CDS encoding DUF7594 domain-containing protein, which translates into the protein MKQGVRWGGRVVAGWAACMLLTRCGEAVNGMEDDPRCRESSGLEVRELALAPVADSYVEEDQGPTVHGTERKLVADNLSRRSAWLRFEVPEPPGPVLRATLRLYALDGSTDGPKLYPATTDWTEDSLSWTKAPELTGGPLGDVGLVPNGSWVEYDVTAAVAGSGPQGFALVTESRNGVDFASKEHARQELAPRLVLTVEAPTGMGCGARR
- a CDS encoding CDP-alcohol phosphatidyltransferase family protein, giving the protein MRRRTSLTLLNALSLSRLPLAAVFVVMEEPLVRVGLVVAAALTDFLDGWIARHKHLESYWGALIDPLADRGFVMVALLAFVLEGRLTPVEFGILVVRDVATGLGFVVARIVPRFRPVKFQARMLGKVVTTLQLGALLAVLVVPVLVRPLVIAVGLTALAAVVDYTAAVWRARARPGPGGPHIPTPTGGGAV